A genomic region of Eucalyptus grandis isolate ANBG69807.140 chromosome 5, ASM1654582v1, whole genome shotgun sequence contains the following coding sequences:
- the LOC104441570 gene encoding LOW QUALITY PROTEIN: berberine bridge enzyme-like 13 (The sequence of the model RefSeq protein was modified relative to this genomic sequence to represent the inferred CDS: inserted 1 base in 1 codon): protein MAFHSSLLLSQILLLFMVASSPWTSATYPIQQTFFRCLSTNSKNSVPLSSYYTPNNVSSFSSVLNSTANNLRYLLPTVPKPVIIFTPLAELHVQTAVLCSRQLGLTLRVRSGGHDYEAVSYVSQIEPTFVVLDLSQLRAIEVDIPRGTAWAKXGATNGEVYYRIAEKSKVHGFPMGLCTSLGVGGHITGGAYGSMMRKFGLGVDNVIDVRMVDAKGKILDRKAMGEDLFWALRGGGGGSFGIILAWKLKLVNVPETVTVFTVAKALEQGATKVLYKWQNVAPKLDDRLFIRVIIQASSANLTENRTVLTAYNALFLGDANTLLGIMGKGFPELGLTRADCVETSWIGSVLYIAGYPNTTAPEVLLQGKPLFRNYFKAKSDFVRTPIPEEGLLGLWKIYLEEEVPFMIWNPYGGAMAWVPESATPFPHRRGTLFKIQYVATWQDGTQSMARHMSWIGKLYDYMGNYVSKNPREAYVNYRDLDLGMNKKGVNSMMEASSWGLRYFKSNFYRLIKVKTRVDPDNFFRHEQSIPPLPVKKGN, encoded by the exons ATGGCGTTTCATAGCTCTCTGCTGCTTTCACagattcttttgcttttcatgGTCGCATCGTCTCCATGGACATCTGCGACTTACCCGATTCAGCAGACCTTCTTTCGTTGCCTCTCGACCAATTCCAAGAACTCCGTTCCTCTTTCCTCGTATTACACCCCGAATAACGTCTCTTCCTTCTCGTCCGTCCTCAATTCGACGGCGAACAACCTCCGGTACTTGCTCCCGACGGTGCCAAAGCCCGTGATCATCTTCACCCCACTCGCTGAGCTCCATGTCCAAACTGCTGTCCTCTGCTCGAGGCAGCTCGGGCTCACCCTCCGCGTCCGGAGCGGGGGCCACGACTACGAGGCGGTCTCCTACGTGTCCCAGATCGAGCCCACCTTCGTCGTGCTCGACCTGTCCCAACTCCGGGCCATCGAGGTGGACATCCCCCGCGGCACGGCGTGGGCTA CAGGGGCCACAAATGGGGAGGTCTATTACCGGATCGCTGAGAAGAGCAAGGTCCACGGGTTCCCGATGGGCCTGTGCACGAGCTTGGGCGTCGGTGGCCACATCACCGGCGGGGCCTACGGGTCAATGATGAGGAAGTTCGGGCTTGGGGTCGACAACGTGATCGACGTCCGGATGGTCGACGCCAAGGGAAAGATTCTTGACCGGAAGGCGATGGGAGAGGACCTGTTCTGGGCACTCaggggaggcggcggaggcagTTTTGGCATAATCCTGGCTTGGAAGCTGAAATTGGTCAATGTGCCTGAGACCGTGACTGTGTTCACGGTCGCCAAGGCCCTCGAACAAGGCGCGACGAAGGTCCTGTACAAATGGCAAAACGTAGCGCCAAAGCTCGACGACAGGCTCTTCATCAGAGTCATCATCCAGGCCTCCAGCGCCAACCTGACGGAGAACCGGACCGTGTTGACTGCTTACAACGCCCTCTTTCTGGGAGACGCGAACACCCTCCTTGGAATCATGGGCAAGGGCTTCCCGGAGCTGGGATTGACGCGGGCCGACTGTGTCGAGACAAGCTGGATTGGGTCGGTCCTGTACATTGCAGGGTACCCGAATACGACCGCCCCGGAGGTCCTCCTACAGGGGAAACCCCTGTTCCGAAACTACTTCAAGGCCAAGTCCGACTTCGTGAGAACCCCGATCCCCGAGGAGGGTCTCTTGGGCCTGTGGAAGATATACCTTGAGGAGGAGGTCCCGTTCATGATATGGAACCCATACGGTGGGGCGATGGCCTGGGTCCCCGAGTCGGCGACACCGTTCCCGCACAGGCGAGGCACACTGTTCAAGATCCAGTATGTGGCGACCTGGCAGGATGGGACCCAAAGCATGGCCAGGCATATGAGCTGGATCGGCAAGCTTTATGACTACATGGGAAATTATGTGTCCAAGAATCCAAGAGAGGCCTACGTGAACTACAGGGACCTTGATTTGGGCATGAACAAGAAAGGCGTCAACAGCATGATGGAGGCAAGTTCTTGGGGTTTGAGGTATTTCAAGAGCAATTTCTACAGGTTGATTAAGGTCAAGACCAGGGTGGACCCAGATAACTTTTTCAGGCATGAGCAAAGCATTCCTCCTCTTCCTGTGAAGAAAGGGAATTAG